In a genomic window of Leptolyngbya sp. SIO1E4:
- a CDS encoding S8 family peptidase yields the protein MKPHLRLRFMPQVSLLGRFPYWQDVASHNAIAPGSIHPQIDALLSRYHLPVKVTQEYCPCHGQWTRQERASGLHRIYRLILKQNVAIPPLLIQQLSHSPLVEAVSNGEIGQAELPPILPAQLSVNTDERSREAIHLPEAHRYSQGDPNITVAVLDTGIDLDHPELEDALLPGYDFVNIVNGASRFVGDSLGYDEDPEDEVGHGTHVAGIIAAQGLAMPLGVVPHCKLLPVRVLGAMKKGAKRVGAGLVDNINSGIKWAIDQGADVINMSLGIRRTGEHIPHQEVVDYAQRLGVTLIAASGNDGKQESYYPGTLPYAIAVGALDEQGQIARFSTYGPQVDFVAPGTQIYSTYLQNDYGFSTGTSHAAPFVTGAVALLKSYALQKTGRSLSDKQVKYLLKHTSDKLDRRFKHPKAGFGSLNLLDALRLLDSRFAA from the coding sequence ATGAAACCACATCTCCGCTTGAGATTTATGCCGCAGGTCTCCCTATTAGGGAGGTTTCCCTATTGGCAAGATGTTGCCAGTCATAATGCGATCGCGCCCGGCAGTATTCATCCTCAAATCGATGCCCTGCTTTCCCGCTACCATCTCCCTGTCAAAGTGACCCAAGAATATTGTCCTTGCCATGGCCAATGGACTCGTCAGGAGCGGGCAAGCGGCCTGCATCGCATCTACCGTTTGATTTTGAAACAAAACGTTGCGATTCCGCCGCTGCTAATACAGCAACTATCCCATAGCCCCCTCGTTGAAGCAGTCAGCAATGGCGAAATTGGGCAGGCCGAGCTACCTCCGATCTTGCCTGCACAGCTGAGTGTGAATACCGACGAACGCTCCCGCGAAGCCATTCATCTGCCAGAGGCTCATCGTTACAGCCAGGGTGATCCCAACATCACCGTCGCGGTTCTGGATACGGGGATTGACCTGGATCATCCTGAACTTGAGGATGCTCTGCTACCGGGTTATGACTTTGTCAACATTGTCAACGGCGCTAGCCGATTTGTCGGGGACTCTCTCGGTTACGACGAGGATCCTGAAGATGAAGTTGGCCATGGAACCCATGTGGCAGGCATTATTGCCGCTCAAGGCTTAGCCATGCCCTTAGGGGTTGTGCCCCACTGCAAGCTATTGCCAGTGCGCGTTTTGGGGGCAATGAAGAAGGGTGCCAAACGGGTGGGGGCAGGCCTGGTAGACAACATCAACAGCGGCATCAAGTGGGCCATTGACCAGGGTGCGGATGTCATCAACATGAGTTTGGGTATTCGCCGCACTGGAGAGCACATCCCCCATCAAGAGGTCGTCGATTATGCCCAACGCCTGGGGGTTACCTTAATTGCCGCTTCCGGCAATGACGGCAAACAGGAATCTTATTATCCGGGGACATTGCCCTATGCGATCGCAGTAGGAGCCCTGGATGAACAGGGCCAAATTGCCCGCTTCTCCACCTACGGCCCTCAGGTGGATTTCGTTGCCCCAGGAACCCAGATTTACAGTACCTATCTACAAAATGACTATGGTTTCTCCACTGGCACCTCCCACGCGGCCCCCTTTGTAACTGGTGCCGTGGCTCTGCTTAAATCCTATGCCCTGCAAAAGACGGGGCGTTCTCTCTCGGATAAACAGGTGAAATATCTGCTGAAGCATACTTCAGACAAGCTGGATCGTCGCTTTAAGCATCCCAAAGCGGGCTTTGGCAGTCTCAATCTGCTGGATGCCCTGCGATTACTAGATTCTAGGTTCGCTGCCTGA